Proteins encoded in a region of the Solanum dulcamara chromosome 9, daSolDulc1.2, whole genome shotgun sequence genome:
- the LOC129903911 gene encoding U-box domain-containing protein 30-like yields MPMYVPSRGRMEEFDVGGGGQVLDLETAVKDGILGGGGGVVVHGGAIEKKLSLRKMMEELDSIEVPSVFICPISLEPMQDPVTLCTGQTYERSNILKWFSLGHFTCPTTMQELWDDSITPNSTLHQLIYSWFSQKYLAMKKRSEDVQGRVLEILETLKKVKGEARVQALKELRQVVTSHDSAKKTVTDNTGVSLITSLLGPFTKHVVASEAIGILVHLDLNSDGKANLMQPNKISLMVDTLNEGSIDTKINCTKLLEMLMEGKDSECEVLSSLSLFVGLLRLIKDKRHPNGVLSGLRLLKLISSHESLRNSIVGIGAIPQLVEVLPNLNAECLELALVILEALSTLPEGALALMDCRSTIPNVVKLLMKVSESCTQFALSILWAVCKLAPEKCSSVAVEAGLAAKLLLVIQSGCNPVLKQRSAELLKLCSLNYSETIFISKCKLTKTMQ; encoded by the coding sequence ATGCCTATGTATGTGCCATCTAGGGGGAGGATGGAGGAGTTTGATGTTGGGGGTGGTGGGCAGGTGTTGGATCTGGAAACTGCTGTTAAAGATGGGATTTTGGGTGGTGGAGGTGGGGTGGTGGTTCatggtggtgctatagagaaGAAGTTGAGTCTGAGGAAAATGATGGAGGAGCTTGATTCAATTGAAGTTCCTTCAGTGTTCATTTGTCCAATTTCTTTAGAACCTATGCAAGATCCAGTGACCCTTTGCACGGGGCAAACATATGAGAGGTCTAATATTCTCAAATGGTTCTCTTTGGGGCATTTCACTTGCCCCACAACAATGCAAGAGTTGTGGGATGATTCAATCACTCCTAACAGTACTCTTCACCAGCTGATTTACAGTTGGTTTTCTCAAAAGTACTTGGCTATGAAAAAGAGGTCAGAGGATGTGCAAGGAAGGGTTTTGGAGATATTAGAGACCTTGAAGAAGGTTAAAGGTGAGGCTAGAGTTCAAGCTTTGAAGGAGCTCAGACAAGTTGTCACTTCCCATGACTCAGCCAAGAAAACAGTGACAGATAACACTGGTGTTAGTTTAATTACTTCACTGTTAGGTCCTTTCACTAAACATGTTGTTGCTTCTGAGGCAATTGGTATTTTGGTACACTTGGATCTGAATTCAGATGGGAAGGCTAATTTGATGCAACCCAATAAGATTTCCCTGATGGTGGATACCTTGAATGAGGGATCGATTGATACCAAGATAAATTGTACGAAATTGCTGGAAATGTTGATGGAAGGGAAGGATTCAGAGTGTGAAGTTTTGTCAAGCTTGAGTCTTTTTGTAGGATTACTGAGACTAATCAAAGATAAGAGACATCCCAATGGAGTGTTATCTGGTTTGAGATTGCTCAAGCTGATTTCATCACACGAATCATTGAGGAACTCAATTGTTGGTATTGGGGCAATCCCCCAATTGGTGGAAGTATTGCCCAACTTGAATGCTGAATGCTTAGAATTAGCCTTGGTTATCCTTGAAGCCTTGTCTACCCTTCCAGAGGGAGCATTGGCATTGATGGATTGCCGTAGCACCATTCCGAATGTGGTCAAATTGCTCATGAAGGTATCAGAGAGCTGCACTCAATTCGCCTTGTCGATTCTATGGGCAGTGTGCAAACTTGCCCCAGAAAAATGCTCATCTGTGGCTGTTGAGGCAGGTCTAGCAGCCAAGTTGTTGCTTGTTATTCAAAGTGGATGCAACCCTGTCCTTAAGCAAAGGTCTGCTGAGCTCTTGAAACTATGCAGTCTAAATTACTCAGAGACCATCTTCATTTCCAAGTGTAAGCTTACCAAGACAATGCAATGA